In Rhinolophus ferrumequinum isolate MPI-CBG mRhiFer1 chromosome 18, mRhiFer1_v1.p, whole genome shotgun sequence, a genomic segment contains:
- the ADGRE5 gene encoding adhesion G protein-coupled receptor E5 isoform X1 translates to MFRNESENTCQDIDECQLYPRICKGRSICVNTAGSYTCECPPGFEFDQQHPNLCKDVNECTSETKPCHKTTHCLNSVGSYKCRCRPGWKPMPGSPNGPNTTICEAVISFPTWTPPHGIKSQSLSHFFEKVKNLSSNSDSPQVTIRDLIKSLEELLEEPGDLETLDSWARLRIATNLLSGLENFLRTLALTMPEAPFTYHSPKNTELSLMIQKQGNGNVTMGQSHARMLLNWSMAAGSKDSGPSVAGMLSSPSMGQLLKNAAFNLDSEKKAELEKTHESPVRAVQHSLVSAVNSVFLSNTKTEKLDAPVTFAFSHSVMRKLETRQELICAFWKGDNKSGGYWDTTGCWKLGGWNGSITCQCSHLSSFAILMAHYDIEDLKLALITKVGLSLSLVCLLLCILTFLLVRPIQGSRTTVHLHLCICLFVGSAIFLLGIENEGDKVGPGCRLVAGLLHYWFLAAFCWMSLEGLELYFLVVRVFQGQGLGKRWLYLIGYGVPGLIVAVSAAVKSEGYGRVKGSVSYCWLDYEGGLIWSFNGPVAFIILCNAVIFVTTVWKLTQKFSEINPDMKKLKKARVLTITALAQLFLLGCTWVFGLFLLDLRSQVQSYTFTILNCLQGFFLFLLHCLLNKKVREEYRKWACMVIGNKYSEFATSTSGSSNNQTRVLRPSESGM, encoded by the exons atgttcagaaatgaGAGTGAGAACACGTGTCAAG ACATAGACGAATGTCAGCTGTACCCCAGAATCTGTAAGGGCCGCAGCATCTGTGTCAACACTGCAGGCAGCTACACCTGCGAGTGCCCGCCTGGCTTCGAGTTCGACCAGCAGCACCCAAACCTGTGCAAAG ATGTGAATGAATGTACTTCGGAGACAAAACCATGCCACAAAACCACCCACTGCCTCAACAGTGTGGGCAGTTATAAGTGCCGCTGCCGCCCAGGCTGGAAGCCAATGCCTGGGTCCCCCAATGGCCCAAACACCACCATCTGCGAAG CAGTGATCTCCTTCCCCACCTGGACCCCGCCCCATGGAATCAAGAGCCAG agTCTCTCCCACTTCTTTGAAAAGGTCAAGAATCTGAGCAGTAACTCTGACTCGCCTCAGGTCACCATCCGT GATCTCATCAAGTCATTGGAGGAGCTACTGGAAGAACCCGGGGACCTGGAGACCCTGGACTCGTGGGCCCGGCTCCGCATAGCCACCAACCTGCTGTCAGGCCTTGAAAACTTCCTGAGGACCCTGGCCTTAACCATGCCTGAAGCCCCCTTCACCTACCATTCCCCCAAAAACACAG agCTGTCCCTGATGATTCAGAAGCAAGGGAATGGAAATGTCACCATGGGCCAGAGCCATGCACGCATGCTGCTGAACTGGTCCATGGCAGCTGGGAGCAAGGACTCAG GCCCCTCCGTGGCAGGCATGCTCTCCAGCCCAAGCATGGGTCAATTGCTGAAAAACGCCGCCTTCAATCTGGACTCCGAGAAGAAAGCCGAGCTGGAAAAGACACATGAAAGTCCCGTCAGGGCTGTCCAGCACAGCCTCGTCTCTGCTGTCAACTCGGTCTTTCTGAGCAACACGAAGACAGAGAAACTAGACGCCCCTGTCACCTTCGCCTTCTCCCACTCT GTAATGCGTAAACTTGAGACACGGCAGGAGCTGATCTGTGCCTTCTGGAAGGGTGACAATAAGAGTGGCGGGTACTGGGACACTACCGGCTGCTGGAAGCTGGGCGGCTGGAATGGCAGCATCACCTGTCAATGCAGCCACCTGAGCAGCTTTGCCATCCTCATGGCCCACTATGACATTGAG GACCTGAAGCTGGCCCTGATCACCAAGGTGGGACTGTCGCTGTCACTGGTCTGCCTGCTGCTGTGCATCCTCACCTTCTTGCTAGTGCGGCCCATACAGGGTTCGCGCACTACCGTGCACCTGCACCTTTGCATCTGCCTCTTTGTGGGCTCCGCCATTTTCCTGTTGGGCATCGAAAACGAAGGCGACAAG GTGGGGCCAGGCTGTCGCCTAGTGGCCGGGCTACTGCACTACTGGTTTCTGGCCGCCTTCTGCTGGATGAGCCTCGAAGGCCTGGAGCTCTACTTCCTTGTGGTGCGCGTGTTCCAGGGCCAGGGCCTTGGGAAGCGCTGGCTCTACCTGATCGGCTATGGCGTGCCCGGGCTCATCGTGGCTGTCTCGGCGGCCGTCAAAAGCGAGGGCTACGGCCGTGTCAAAGGGTCCGTGTCCTA CTGTTGGCTGGACTACGAAGGCGGCCTCATCTGGAGCTTCAACGGACCCGTGGCTTTCATCATTTTG TGCAATGCTGTCATCTTCGTGACAACTGTCTGGAAGCTCACTCAAAAGTTCTCTGAGATCAACCCAgacatgaagaaattaaagaaggcgAG GGTGCTGACCATCACCGCCCTGGCACAGCTCTTCCTGCTGGGCTGTACATGGGTCTTTGGCCTGTTCCTCTTGGACCTGAGGAGCCAGGTGCAGTCCTACACCTTCACCATCCTCAACTGCCTGCAgggcttcttcctcttcctgctgcACTGCCTGCTCAACAAGAAG GTGAGAGAGGAGTATCGGAAATGGGCTTGCATGGTCATCGGGAACAAGTATTCGGAGTTTGCCACGTCCACATCGGGGTCCAGCAACAATCAGACTCGG GTCCTCAGGCCATCAGAGTCGGGCATGTGA
- the ADGRE5 gene encoding adhesion G protein-coupled receptor E5 isoform X4: MALPQPLLPLLAAQTMGGSRCRVFLVLHALCALLILLEIESGNTTASASTDCARWCPLNSKCVNATACRCSPGFNSSSGEIFTSSSETCDDIIECGPPPVVSCGKFADCKNTEGSYYCTCNPGYEPVSGAKMFRNESENTCQDIDECQLYPRICKGRSICVNTAGSYTCECPPGFEFDQQHPNLCKDVNECTSETKPCHKTTHCLNSVGSYKCRCRPGWKPMPGSPNGPNTTICEVISFPTWTPPHGIKSQSLSHFFEKVKNLSSNSDSPQVTIRDLIKSLEELLEEPGDLETLDSWARLRIATNLLSGLENFLRTLALTMPEAPFTYHSPKNTELSLMIQKQGNGNVTMGQSHARMLLNWSMAAGSKDSGPSVAGMLSSPSMGQLLKNAAFNLDSEKKAELEKTHESPVRAVQHSLVSAVNSVFLSNTKTEKLDAPVTFAFSHSVMRKLETRQELICAFWKGDNKSGGYWDTTGCWKLGGWNGSITCQCSHLSSFAILMAHYDIEDLKLALITKVGLSLSLVCLLLCILTFLLVRPIQGSRTTVHLHLCICLFVGSAIFLLGIENEGDKVGPGCRLVAGLLHYWFLAAFCWMSLEGLELYFLVVRVFQGQGLGKRWLYLIGYGVPGLIVAVSAAVKSEGYGRVKGCWLDYEGGLIWSFNGPVAFIILCNAVIFVTTVWKLTQKFSEINPDMKKLKKARVLTITALAQLFLLGCTWVFGLFLLDLRSQVQSYTFTILNCLQGFFLFLLHCLLNKKVREEYRKWACMVIGNKYSEFATSTSGSSNNQTRVLRPSESGM, translated from the exons GCTCAGACCATGGGAGGCTCCCGCTGCAGAGTCTTTCTCGTTCTACATG CGCTGTGTGCCTTGCTGATTCTGTTGGAAATTGAATCTGGGAACACCACTG CCTCTGCCTCCACAGACTGTGCTCGCTGGTGCCCTCTGAACTCCAAATGTGTCAATGCCACCGCCTGTCGCTGTTCTCCGGGATTCAATTCTTCATCTGGGGAGATCTTCACCAGCTCCTCAGAGACATGTGATG ACATAATCGAGTGTGGACCACCTCCGGTAGTGTCCTGTGGAAAATTTGCAGACTGCAAGAACACGGAGGGGAGCTACTACTGCACATGCAACCCAGGATACGAGCCTGTTTCTGGGGcaaaaatgttcagaaatgaGAGTGAGAACACGTGTCAAG ACATAGACGAATGTCAGCTGTACCCCAGAATCTGTAAGGGCCGCAGCATCTGTGTCAACACTGCAGGCAGCTACACCTGCGAGTGCCCGCCTGGCTTCGAGTTCGACCAGCAGCACCCAAACCTGTGCAAAG ATGTGAATGAATGTACTTCGGAGACAAAACCATGCCACAAAACCACCCACTGCCTCAACAGTGTGGGCAGTTATAAGTGCCGCTGCCGCCCAGGCTGGAAGCCAATGCCTGGGTCCCCCAATGGCCCAAACACCACCATCTGCGAAG TGATCTCCTTCCCCACCTGGACCCCGCCCCATGGAATCAAGAGCCAG agTCTCTCCCACTTCTTTGAAAAGGTCAAGAATCTGAGCAGTAACTCTGACTCGCCTCAGGTCACCATCCGT GATCTCATCAAGTCATTGGAGGAGCTACTGGAAGAACCCGGGGACCTGGAGACCCTGGACTCGTGGGCCCGGCTCCGCATAGCCACCAACCTGCTGTCAGGCCTTGAAAACTTCCTGAGGACCCTGGCCTTAACCATGCCTGAAGCCCCCTTCACCTACCATTCCCCCAAAAACACAG agCTGTCCCTGATGATTCAGAAGCAAGGGAATGGAAATGTCACCATGGGCCAGAGCCATGCACGCATGCTGCTGAACTGGTCCATGGCAGCTGGGAGCAAGGACTCAG GCCCCTCCGTGGCAGGCATGCTCTCCAGCCCAAGCATGGGTCAATTGCTGAAAAACGCCGCCTTCAATCTGGACTCCGAGAAGAAAGCCGAGCTGGAAAAGACACATGAAAGTCCCGTCAGGGCTGTCCAGCACAGCCTCGTCTCTGCTGTCAACTCGGTCTTTCTGAGCAACACGAAGACAGAGAAACTAGACGCCCCTGTCACCTTCGCCTTCTCCCACTCT GTAATGCGTAAACTTGAGACACGGCAGGAGCTGATCTGTGCCTTCTGGAAGGGTGACAATAAGAGTGGCGGGTACTGGGACACTACCGGCTGCTGGAAGCTGGGCGGCTGGAATGGCAGCATCACCTGTCAATGCAGCCACCTGAGCAGCTTTGCCATCCTCATGGCCCACTATGACATTGAG GACCTGAAGCTGGCCCTGATCACCAAGGTGGGACTGTCGCTGTCACTGGTCTGCCTGCTGCTGTGCATCCTCACCTTCTTGCTAGTGCGGCCCATACAGGGTTCGCGCACTACCGTGCACCTGCACCTTTGCATCTGCCTCTTTGTGGGCTCCGCCATTTTCCTGTTGGGCATCGAAAACGAAGGCGACAAG GTGGGGCCAGGCTGTCGCCTAGTGGCCGGGCTACTGCACTACTGGTTTCTGGCCGCCTTCTGCTGGATGAGCCTCGAAGGCCTGGAGCTCTACTTCCTTGTGGTGCGCGTGTTCCAGGGCCAGGGCCTTGGGAAGCGCTGGCTCTACCTGATCGGCTATGGCGTGCCCGGGCTCATCGTGGCTGTCTCGGCGGCCGTCAAAAGCGAGGGCTACGGCCGTGTCAAAGG CTGTTGGCTGGACTACGAAGGCGGCCTCATCTGGAGCTTCAACGGACCCGTGGCTTTCATCATTTTG TGCAATGCTGTCATCTTCGTGACAACTGTCTGGAAGCTCACTCAAAAGTTCTCTGAGATCAACCCAgacatgaagaaattaaagaaggcgAG GGTGCTGACCATCACCGCCCTGGCACAGCTCTTCCTGCTGGGCTGTACATGGGTCTTTGGCCTGTTCCTCTTGGACCTGAGGAGCCAGGTGCAGTCCTACACCTTCACCATCCTCAACTGCCTGCAgggcttcttcctcttcctgctgcACTGCCTGCTCAACAAGAAG GTGAGAGAGGAGTATCGGAAATGGGCTTGCATGGTCATCGGGAACAAGTATTCGGAGTTTGCCACGTCCACATCGGGGTCCAGCAACAATCAGACTCGG GTCCTCAGGCCATCAGAGTCGGGCATGTGA
- the ADGRE5 gene encoding adhesion G protein-coupled receptor E5 isoform X2 codes for MFRNESENTCQDIDECQLYPRICKGRSICVNTAGSYTCECPPGFEFDQQHPNLCKDVNECTSETKPCHKTTHCLNSVGSYKCRCRPGWKPMPGSPNGPNTTICEVISFPTWTPPHGIKSQSLSHFFEKVKNLSSNSDSPQVTIRDLIKSLEELLEEPGDLETLDSWARLRIATNLLSGLENFLRTLALTMPEAPFTYHSPKNTELSLMIQKQGNGNVTMGQSHARMLLNWSMAAGSKDSGPSVAGMLSSPSMGQLLKNAAFNLDSEKKAELEKTHESPVRAVQHSLVSAVNSVFLSNTKTEKLDAPVTFAFSHSVMRKLETRQELICAFWKGDNKSGGYWDTTGCWKLGGWNGSITCQCSHLSSFAILMAHYDIEDLKLALITKVGLSLSLVCLLLCILTFLLVRPIQGSRTTVHLHLCICLFVGSAIFLLGIENEGDKVGPGCRLVAGLLHYWFLAAFCWMSLEGLELYFLVVRVFQGQGLGKRWLYLIGYGVPGLIVAVSAAVKSEGYGRVKGSVSYCWLDYEGGLIWSFNGPVAFIILCNAVIFVTTVWKLTQKFSEINPDMKKLKKARVLTITALAQLFLLGCTWVFGLFLLDLRSQVQSYTFTILNCLQGFFLFLLHCLLNKKVREEYRKWACMVIGNKYSEFATSTSGSSNNQTRVLRPSESGM; via the exons atgttcagaaatgaGAGTGAGAACACGTGTCAAG ACATAGACGAATGTCAGCTGTACCCCAGAATCTGTAAGGGCCGCAGCATCTGTGTCAACACTGCAGGCAGCTACACCTGCGAGTGCCCGCCTGGCTTCGAGTTCGACCAGCAGCACCCAAACCTGTGCAAAG ATGTGAATGAATGTACTTCGGAGACAAAACCATGCCACAAAACCACCCACTGCCTCAACAGTGTGGGCAGTTATAAGTGCCGCTGCCGCCCAGGCTGGAAGCCAATGCCTGGGTCCCCCAATGGCCCAAACACCACCATCTGCGAAG TGATCTCCTTCCCCACCTGGACCCCGCCCCATGGAATCAAGAGCCAG agTCTCTCCCACTTCTTTGAAAAGGTCAAGAATCTGAGCAGTAACTCTGACTCGCCTCAGGTCACCATCCGT GATCTCATCAAGTCATTGGAGGAGCTACTGGAAGAACCCGGGGACCTGGAGACCCTGGACTCGTGGGCCCGGCTCCGCATAGCCACCAACCTGCTGTCAGGCCTTGAAAACTTCCTGAGGACCCTGGCCTTAACCATGCCTGAAGCCCCCTTCACCTACCATTCCCCCAAAAACACAG agCTGTCCCTGATGATTCAGAAGCAAGGGAATGGAAATGTCACCATGGGCCAGAGCCATGCACGCATGCTGCTGAACTGGTCCATGGCAGCTGGGAGCAAGGACTCAG GCCCCTCCGTGGCAGGCATGCTCTCCAGCCCAAGCATGGGTCAATTGCTGAAAAACGCCGCCTTCAATCTGGACTCCGAGAAGAAAGCCGAGCTGGAAAAGACACATGAAAGTCCCGTCAGGGCTGTCCAGCACAGCCTCGTCTCTGCTGTCAACTCGGTCTTTCTGAGCAACACGAAGACAGAGAAACTAGACGCCCCTGTCACCTTCGCCTTCTCCCACTCT GTAATGCGTAAACTTGAGACACGGCAGGAGCTGATCTGTGCCTTCTGGAAGGGTGACAATAAGAGTGGCGGGTACTGGGACACTACCGGCTGCTGGAAGCTGGGCGGCTGGAATGGCAGCATCACCTGTCAATGCAGCCACCTGAGCAGCTTTGCCATCCTCATGGCCCACTATGACATTGAG GACCTGAAGCTGGCCCTGATCACCAAGGTGGGACTGTCGCTGTCACTGGTCTGCCTGCTGCTGTGCATCCTCACCTTCTTGCTAGTGCGGCCCATACAGGGTTCGCGCACTACCGTGCACCTGCACCTTTGCATCTGCCTCTTTGTGGGCTCCGCCATTTTCCTGTTGGGCATCGAAAACGAAGGCGACAAG GTGGGGCCAGGCTGTCGCCTAGTGGCCGGGCTACTGCACTACTGGTTTCTGGCCGCCTTCTGCTGGATGAGCCTCGAAGGCCTGGAGCTCTACTTCCTTGTGGTGCGCGTGTTCCAGGGCCAGGGCCTTGGGAAGCGCTGGCTCTACCTGATCGGCTATGGCGTGCCCGGGCTCATCGTGGCTGTCTCGGCGGCCGTCAAAAGCGAGGGCTACGGCCGTGTCAAAGGGTCCGTGTCCTA CTGTTGGCTGGACTACGAAGGCGGCCTCATCTGGAGCTTCAACGGACCCGTGGCTTTCATCATTTTG TGCAATGCTGTCATCTTCGTGACAACTGTCTGGAAGCTCACTCAAAAGTTCTCTGAGATCAACCCAgacatgaagaaattaaagaaggcgAG GGTGCTGACCATCACCGCCCTGGCACAGCTCTTCCTGCTGGGCTGTACATGGGTCTTTGGCCTGTTCCTCTTGGACCTGAGGAGCCAGGTGCAGTCCTACACCTTCACCATCCTCAACTGCCTGCAgggcttcttcctcttcctgctgcACTGCCTGCTCAACAAGAAG GTGAGAGAGGAGTATCGGAAATGGGCTTGCATGGTCATCGGGAACAAGTATTCGGAGTTTGCCACGTCCACATCGGGGTCCAGCAACAATCAGACTCGG GTCCTCAGGCCATCAGAGTCGGGCATGTGA
- the ADGRE5 gene encoding adhesion G protein-coupled receptor E5 isoform X3 — translation MFRNESENTCQDIDECQLYPRICKGRSICVNTAGSYTCECPPGFEFDQQHPNLCKDVNECTSETKPCHKTTHCLNSVGSYKCRCRPGWKPMPGSPNGPNTTICEAVISFPTWTPPHGIKSQSLSHFFEKVKNLSSNSDSPQVTIRDLIKSLEELLEEPGDLETLDSWARLRIATNLLSGLENFLRTLALTMPEAPFTYHSPKNTELSLMIQKQGNGNVTMGQSHARMLLNWSMAAGSKDSGPSVAGMLSSPSMGQLLKNAAFNLDSEKKAELEKTHESPVRAVQHSLVSAVNSVFLSNTKTEKLDAPVTFAFSHSVMRKLETRQELICAFWKGDNKSGGYWDTTGCWKLGGWNGSITCQCSHLSSFAILMAHYDIEDLKLALITKVGLSLSLVCLLLCILTFLLVRPIQGSRTTVHLHLCICLFVGSAIFLLGIENEGDKVGPGCRLVAGLLHYWFLAAFCWMSLEGLELYFLVVRVFQGQGLGKRWLYLIGYGVPGLIVAVSAAVKSEGYGRVKGCWLDYEGGLIWSFNGPVAFIILCNAVIFVTTVWKLTQKFSEINPDMKKLKKARVLTITALAQLFLLGCTWVFGLFLLDLRSQVQSYTFTILNCLQGFFLFLLHCLLNKKVREEYRKWACMVIGNKYSEFATSTSGSSNNQTRVLRPSESGM, via the exons atgttcagaaatgaGAGTGAGAACACGTGTCAAG ACATAGACGAATGTCAGCTGTACCCCAGAATCTGTAAGGGCCGCAGCATCTGTGTCAACACTGCAGGCAGCTACACCTGCGAGTGCCCGCCTGGCTTCGAGTTCGACCAGCAGCACCCAAACCTGTGCAAAG ATGTGAATGAATGTACTTCGGAGACAAAACCATGCCACAAAACCACCCACTGCCTCAACAGTGTGGGCAGTTATAAGTGCCGCTGCCGCCCAGGCTGGAAGCCAATGCCTGGGTCCCCCAATGGCCCAAACACCACCATCTGCGAAG CAGTGATCTCCTTCCCCACCTGGACCCCGCCCCATGGAATCAAGAGCCAG agTCTCTCCCACTTCTTTGAAAAGGTCAAGAATCTGAGCAGTAACTCTGACTCGCCTCAGGTCACCATCCGT GATCTCATCAAGTCATTGGAGGAGCTACTGGAAGAACCCGGGGACCTGGAGACCCTGGACTCGTGGGCCCGGCTCCGCATAGCCACCAACCTGCTGTCAGGCCTTGAAAACTTCCTGAGGACCCTGGCCTTAACCATGCCTGAAGCCCCCTTCACCTACCATTCCCCCAAAAACACAG agCTGTCCCTGATGATTCAGAAGCAAGGGAATGGAAATGTCACCATGGGCCAGAGCCATGCACGCATGCTGCTGAACTGGTCCATGGCAGCTGGGAGCAAGGACTCAG GCCCCTCCGTGGCAGGCATGCTCTCCAGCCCAAGCATGGGTCAATTGCTGAAAAACGCCGCCTTCAATCTGGACTCCGAGAAGAAAGCCGAGCTGGAAAAGACACATGAAAGTCCCGTCAGGGCTGTCCAGCACAGCCTCGTCTCTGCTGTCAACTCGGTCTTTCTGAGCAACACGAAGACAGAGAAACTAGACGCCCCTGTCACCTTCGCCTTCTCCCACTCT GTAATGCGTAAACTTGAGACACGGCAGGAGCTGATCTGTGCCTTCTGGAAGGGTGACAATAAGAGTGGCGGGTACTGGGACACTACCGGCTGCTGGAAGCTGGGCGGCTGGAATGGCAGCATCACCTGTCAATGCAGCCACCTGAGCAGCTTTGCCATCCTCATGGCCCACTATGACATTGAG GACCTGAAGCTGGCCCTGATCACCAAGGTGGGACTGTCGCTGTCACTGGTCTGCCTGCTGCTGTGCATCCTCACCTTCTTGCTAGTGCGGCCCATACAGGGTTCGCGCACTACCGTGCACCTGCACCTTTGCATCTGCCTCTTTGTGGGCTCCGCCATTTTCCTGTTGGGCATCGAAAACGAAGGCGACAAG GTGGGGCCAGGCTGTCGCCTAGTGGCCGGGCTACTGCACTACTGGTTTCTGGCCGCCTTCTGCTGGATGAGCCTCGAAGGCCTGGAGCTCTACTTCCTTGTGGTGCGCGTGTTCCAGGGCCAGGGCCTTGGGAAGCGCTGGCTCTACCTGATCGGCTATGGCGTGCCCGGGCTCATCGTGGCTGTCTCGGCGGCCGTCAAAAGCGAGGGCTACGGCCGTGTCAAAGG CTGTTGGCTGGACTACGAAGGCGGCCTCATCTGGAGCTTCAACGGACCCGTGGCTTTCATCATTTTG TGCAATGCTGTCATCTTCGTGACAACTGTCTGGAAGCTCACTCAAAAGTTCTCTGAGATCAACCCAgacatgaagaaattaaagaaggcgAG GGTGCTGACCATCACCGCCCTGGCACAGCTCTTCCTGCTGGGCTGTACATGGGTCTTTGGCCTGTTCCTCTTGGACCTGAGGAGCCAGGTGCAGTCCTACACCTTCACCATCCTCAACTGCCTGCAgggcttcttcctcttcctgctgcACTGCCTGCTCAACAAGAAG GTGAGAGAGGAGTATCGGAAATGGGCTTGCATGGTCATCGGGAACAAGTATTCGGAGTTTGCCACGTCCACATCGGGGTCCAGCAACAATCAGACTCGG GTCCTCAGGCCATCAGAGTCGGGCATGTGA